The Methanoculleus thermophilus sequence GCAACGGTAACTCTTGCCCTTCACCCGCTCATCTAACTCGATATCGACTGGTCCACCGACTGTACACATATGGCATCACGAAGAAGAGATGGGAGGCAGAGGATAAAACCCTATCGTGATACCCCCGGGAAAACTGGTTCTCCTGCCCGTGCTTCGGGAATCACGACTACGCCGCAGAGAGAGGTGCCTGTGGAAAAAATGGTGATGATGAGAGTGATGAAGTGAATGACGACAAGCCCTTGGCATCATCCTCATGCACCGGCGCGTCGGGCGGATGCTCTCTTCTTCTGCACCTTCTGCCACTGCTTGAGAATGAACGCTGCAACGACGAGGATAAAGAGGGCATTGAAGATCGTCCATATGACCGGGTTCTCGAAATCCGTCCCGATCAGGTTCCCGTGCACGACGGCGAAGAGGAGCACGACATACATCAGGCCGTGCACCCATCGCCAGTATTTCGGGATATACTTTCGGAGTATTACGGCGGCGAACGCGATATACAGGAGGTAGAGTGCCGGCCGGCCTGCGAGTGCCCAGAACCTCTCCCAGGGCGAAAAGACCGGGATGAATACGGCGGGGTTCAATGACCCGATAGCAAGAGTCACAGGATGGAGCGTGGGAAGGAGAAGGCCGACGGCGGCGAAGGTATGGTGCACGGAAAGAAACGGTCTCCCAAAGACCTCCGTGATCTGTCGGAGGAACGGGGTTAGAAGGGTTGCAATGCTAAGAGCCAGGAACCCCCAGAGAGCGAGGAGACGGGCTATGACGTTGTACGGGCTCTCGTAGGGCGCAGTCAGCACCACAGCGCCGGTGAACGCATACAGGGCCAGGATGACGGCGGAAGCGAGCACGCCCGTCCGGGAGAGGGGCATGATTTCATGAAGAGGGGGAAGAAGGGATAAGGGTTTCGGGCCTGGTGTTTCAAGAGTGAGGAGAGCCAAGTCCCGGTGAGAACATTGGGAACTTAAGGGGCGCAACGTATGGGCGTAGATGTTAGGAGGCCCAGACGATAGGGATGTTAAAATAACTACGAGGGCATAGGGGCGTTGCTCATTTGCGGATTATAACTGTAGGTGAACTGAGCACCCAAGGGGGTTGCACCCCGGGCACGGATTTGAGGGGGACATCGCCATGACTGCCCCCGCCCCAGCGGGGCGGGGGAGGAGGCCGAAGGCCGGGAGGGGTGGGGGGAAAGACCTCCGCATTATTGTGGAGACAGGGGAGGGGGGCACGCCCCCCTCCCCGTCAGCCCCACCCCCAATTGCGATACCCACCCCGGTCCACTGTACGAGATTTTCCAAGACGTCGGTTTCACTTTAACTGCTATGGACGCCCAAAAACGTTCCAACCGCTGAGGGACTGATCAAAAAAAATAAAATCCCGGCCATCTCATCGACCGGAAAAATCCTATCCGCCCTCCCTATATCGAGATCCCCACCAGATGCAGCAGCACCAGGATCAGGGCGCCGGGGAGCCCACCAAGGGCGCAGATAAGAATGGATACGAGGTTGATCTGGATATCCGGAGCGCCGAAGAGGGCGAGGATATTGAAGTAATTCAGGAGCCAGAGGGTGATGAGCCCGGCTATGGCGTTGATAAGGAGTGTTAAGGCCTTCTTCATGAGATAGTAGAGCGCCGCGGCTATCGCCACGGCAAGAAGGATGGCGAGGATCTCTTCCATCATCGATTATCTATTTACCAATGATCTGCTGGTTATTTAACCGTATTGATGGAATTGTCAGCCGTCCGACGCGTCTTGTATCTTTTCCGAGCCCACCGATCTCCCGAAGCATCTCAAAGACGTTCCCGGCAAACATTGCCGTCCGGATGGGTTCGACGAGGTCTCCTCCCTCGATCCAGAAGGGGTTCGAGATCTCCACCGAGAAGTCGCCGGAGAATGGGTTTGCGGTATGGGCGCCCACGACGTCGTGGATCCAGACCGCTCGCTCGTCACCGGGCTCTTTTGTCCGCGGGCCGTCGACAAAGAGGTTGTGGAATCCGATCCCGGGCAGATCGCCCTCGGATCGAACGGCGCTCCCCGTACTCTTCTCACCGTAGCGGTAACCGGTCTTGAGGTCGTAGGCGAACTGCTGGAGGACACCCTGATCCACGAAGACCAGGCGGCGGGTCGGAGTCCCTTCGGCATCCCAAGCGGTGCTCGATAGACCCGGGGCGAACGGGTCATCGTAGACGGAGAGGTGCTCGTCAAAGACCGGCTCCCCGATCTTATCCGCAAGGAACGACCGGCCGGCCTTCACGTTCCGTCCTGAGAGGGCCGGGAGGAGGACCTGGCCGATGAGGCTTGCCGCCGCAACCGGGGAGAGAACGACGTCGTAGCGCCCGGTCTTGATATCGCTCCCTCCAACGGAGCGTGCGGCGAGCGAGGCTGCCTGCTCGCCGACCGATCCCGGATCGATCTCGGCACGGAACGGGGAGGCGTCGAACTCGTAGCCCGTGGACTGCTCCCGGATCGCCTCAAGGGAGACGGCCGCTACTGTCCGGTCCATGCCGTAGAGCGTGCCGCTCGTGTTTGCAACCATCAGGTACGACCGGGCGAGGTTTGCACCCCCGCCGACGACCTCCACCGGGTGCTCCGCGGCGCCGGAGAGAAGATCGTCGACCATTCCAGCAGCATCTTCCACCGAGACGACAAGGTTCGGGTCGGATGAAGAGGCAGTGCTCACAAGATCGGCCGGTTTCGGCAACCCTCCCCATTGCTGAGGGGTCGCAAGACGCCCGCTTGCGAGAGCAGCTTGGAGGCACTCTCTCCACCGATCCGGGTCGCTCGTGCTTGAGAATCCTATCCGGCCGTCTTTGATGGTCCGGATGGCTATACTCCAGGCCTCCGACTCCTCGGCACTGCCGAGGATCCCCTTCTTGATATCGGCGCTGACGCTCTGCCCACGGGCGTAGAAGACCTCGACTTCGTCGGCCAGTTTTTCTCCGTCCCGAAGGATCCTGTCGATCAGGTCTTCGCCGATCATTCGCCCCGCCCCCCGATGACTGCGTTCTCAAGCAGGAGGTGCGGCGCACCGTCGCTGACCGGCACGCTCTGCCCGCCTTTGCCACAGTATCCCGGGCTCATCCTCCGGTCGTTTCCAATGAGAGCGATATTGTGGAGCGTCGAGAGGATCTCCCCCGAGAGCGAGACATCTCTGACCATATCGGTCTTCTCGCCGCCCTCGATGAGATATCCGTACTCAGCGTTGAACTGGAAGACCCCTCGACCCGGGTCGACCTGGCCGCCGCGCGACCCGATGAGGAGGATGCCGTCCATGCACTCGGAGATGATCTCATCGTATGTTGCATCGCCGTTCTCGATGAACGTGTTGCTCATCCGAACAATGGGCGGCGCACCGTGCTCGGCCCGGGCGTGGCCCGCGATCCCGTTCCCCACGGCTGCAAGCGTCTCCCGGTTGTGGAGGTACGAGGTCAGGATGCCGTCGCGGATGATCTCGGTCCGCCGGACCGCGACGCCCTCGGCGTCGACAGGCATGAACCCGAACTCGTGAAGCGTCGGATCGTCCACAATGACGAGCCCCTCACACCCGATCCGCTCACCTATCCTTCCCCCGAGAACCGAGGCACCCTCGCGAATGAGGTCGCCCTCGCTCGCGTGGCCGACAGCCTCGTGGGTGAAGACGCCGGCGAGTTCCGGATCGAGTACAGCCCGGTGCGTCCCGCCTTTCGGGAGTTTTGCATCGAGCAGAGAGACTGCGATCTCCCCGGCCTTCCGGCCGAGGTCCTGCTTACCACGGAGGTTGAACCCGGTGATGACGTGGTCCCGTTCGCTTCCCATCTGCATCACCCCGTTTCGCGAGGCGACGGCGATGACCGAGAACCCGGACCGAACACTCTCATAGGAGTACTCGTTACCGGATGAGTCAAGGAACCGGACCGAATCGATCCCCTCGGTATAGCGCGCCCGGGTGTTTACCACCCCCGGCACACGTGCCGCATCCTCAATCCCGGCGAGCAGCCGGGTCTTCTCTTCAAGATCGATATCCCGCGGGTCCTCGCCGAGCGGCGGGACGGGGAGTGCGCCACGCGGCGCATCGGCAAGGTCGATCTCGTCCGCAGTCACCGCCGCAAGGCGAGCCGCTTCTTCAACGAGAGCGTTCAACTCGCGCTTCGAGTCGATCTCAACGTGGTCACGGGTAAGGAACCCCCAGCCTTTCGGTCCTAAGACCCGGATCACAGCTTTGTCAAAAAATGAGGTGCCTGCGGACTCGACCACCCCGTTATCGATATCGATAACGGTGGTCTCGCCCCGGACGCACCTGATATCATAGTATCTAACGTCAACCATACGGCATCAGACCGGAGAGCGCCCGACGTTCGAGTCGAAGATGCCGGTCGTCGGGTTGACCGCCAACTTCCGGAGCTTCGAGATGAACCCCTCGCGGTTCTCGGGCACAAGCGCGTTCTGGAGAACCTCCTCAATATGGTCGACGGGCACGATCTCGATCATCGAGCGGTACCGGTCTTCGATGAGAACGTCGTCCAGGTTCGAACGCGGTATGATCACCTTCTTGATCCCGGCTTTTGCCGCCGCCTCGATCTTGTAGGTGACCCCGCCGATAGGGAGGACATCGCCCCGAACCGAGAGGGAGCCGGTCATCGCAACATCCTGGCGCACCGGGATGTTCTCGATCGCGCTGATTACCGCTGTTGCAACGGTAACCGAGGCCGAGTCGCCCTCGACACCACCGTAGGTGCCGATGAACTGAATATGGATATCCATGTTCCTGATATCCTTGCCCGTGAACTTCTTGATGAGAGCGCTGACGTTCGTGATAGACTCTTTGGCTATATCCTTCAGAAGACCGGTCGCGACGACCGTGCCTGTCGCTCCCTGGCTCGGGGTCACCTCGGCCATCACCGGGAGCACCGAGCCGGAGTCGTTCCCCATCACGGCAAGCCCGTTCACCCGGCCAATCCTGGTGCCCTCGACGACGGCGAGGTCATAGTCGCGGCTCCGCCGGATGTACTCGTCGGAGATCTGGTCCTCGATCGAGCGGGAGGTCGATTTCGCGGCGAGGACATGCCTTGCCGAAGTGAACTCGGCTCCTTCCTGCCGGGCGAGATCCCCCGCTACACGGATGAGCCCGCCCATGTCACGGAGTTTCAGGGTCAGGTGCCCCTTCCGGTTCGAGCGGCGCCTGGCCTCGCGAAGCACCTCGATCATGGCGCTGCGGTCGAAGTGAGGGATCTTTCCGTCTTTCTTGACTTCCTGCGCGATGAACCGGAGGAACTTCTTCCGGTTCTCAGGGGTATCCTCCATCGTCTCGCGCATGTAGATCTCGTATCCGTAACCCCGGATACGCGACCGGAGTGCCGGGTGCATGCCCTGGATGGCATCGAGGTTCCCTGCCGCAACCATAACGAACCGGCAGGGAACCGGCTCGGTCCGCACCATCGCGCCACTCGAACGCTCGCTCTGGCCGGTGATCGGGAAGACCCCCTCCTGGAGCGCGGTCAGCAGGTTCTGCTGGGAGTGGGGGGTGAGGGTGTTGATCTCGTCGATGAAGAGCACGCCACCGTGAGCCCGGTGGATGGCCCCTCCCTCGACCCGGTCATGAGCCGGGGTCTCCAGACCGCCACTCTGGAAGGGATCGTGCCGGACATCGCCAAGGAGAGCGCCCGCGTGCGAGCCGGTGGCGTCGACAAAAGGCGCGGGAGCGTTCGGGTCGTGGGAGATCAGGAGCTTCGGGACCAGCGCCTCCTCGCGAGGCGTCGAGTACTTCAGCGCCATGAAGATGAACGCCGCGGCAATGATGCCCATAAGCCACTGGTAGGTGATGATTGCGTAGCCGATGATCCCAAAGATAAGAAGCATAATGAGGGTGCTCCTCATCTGGATCTTCTTCCTCGCCTCCGCCTTGTGGGCGGCAACGATCTGCTTGCCACGGCCCGCCGGCACGGTTCTGATGATGGGATTATTGTTATCTTCGGGGTTTGGGTAGACCAGGATGTCCTGCAGTTCTTCCTTCGGAAGGAGCTCGGCCATCGCTTTTGCCAGCATCGATTTACCGGTGCCGGGAGTGCCGATCATCATCACGTGCCTGCGCTGGACCGCGGCCTTCCGAATCACCTCGACGGCATGTTCCTGGCCAATGACCTGATCGATGAGATTCGGGGGGACATCGATATCAGAGGATGAACTCACCTCGAGGTCGGCAAAGAGATCCGTCTCTGCCAGATCATCATTTGTGAGCTCGATTTTGGGAATTTCTTCTGGAGTCGTTGAATCCATCGTCGGGTTTACCTCTTTGCTGCACTGGTACTTATATAATTTATTCATCAACGTTCAAATACTTTCTAGCAAAGGTGACCTATGAGAATAATTAGTACGGAACGATCCCAGGTCCTTGCAGCTCGCATCTCCGAAAAAATGGGCGTTCCTCTTGTTGAGACGAAATTCAGCAGGTTCCCGGACGGAGAAATGTATCTCCGTTGCGGAGAACTGGACAATGAGACATTGATCGTCAGCAGCATCGTGGACAATGATATGCTCGTGCAGACCCTCCTTGCAATCGACGCCGCCGATCAATCAAGGAACACGCTGGTGATCCCTTACCTCGGATACTCCCGGCAGGATAAGCGCTTCTTCCCGGGGGAACCGATCAGCGCCCGGGCGGTTGCTCGAGCCCTCTCGACAGGGATCGAGCGGGTGTTTGTGGTCAATGTTCATGACCCCGGGGTACTGAATCACTTCAAGGTTCCGGCCAAGAATGTCACGATCGCTCCCGCCATTGGCGGCTATGTCGGCGATCTGAACCTGAAGAACCCGCTCATTCTTGCTCCGGACGATGGAGCGATCGCGTTTGCAACCGATGTCGCGGCCGTCGGCGGATGGGACTGCGACCACCTGGAAAAGACCCGACTATCGGGCGAAGAGGTCAGAATTGCACCAAAGAGTATCGATGCCGACGGGAGAGATGTTGTGATCGTGGACGATATCATCTCCACCGGCGGGACCCTCGCGACCGCCGCATGCATGCTCCGCGAGCAGGGGGCTACATCCATCCACGCGGCCTGCGTCCACGGGGTGCTCACAAGTGGCGCCTACATGCGTCTGCGCTCAGCCGGGATCGCCTCGGTAGTCTCCAGCGACACCTACGAGAGCGCCTCAAGCTTCATATCTGCCGCGAATGCTATCGCCACCGCGATCAGAGAAGATGCTCACTATTGATGGAAGCCATCTCGAGGGTGGGGGGCAGATCCTCCGCCTGGCGGTCGCCTTATCGGCAATATCAGAGACGCCGGTCACCATCACCCGTATTCGGCAGAACCGGAAGAACCCCGGGCTCGCACCTCAGCATATTGCTGCAGTTAGGGCGGTCGCCGGGATGTGCGATGCGGAATGCCGGGGTCTCACACCCGGGAACAGCGAGATCACCTTCATCCCGGCGAAAATTCGCCGGGCCGACCTTGTAATCGATCTTGCGACCGCCGGGAGCATTCCCCTTATTCTGCAGGCGTGGCTCCCGGCTGCCCTCCACTCCGGCGGAAGCATCACGGTTCTCGGTGGTACCGAGGTCCCCTGGAGCCCGACCATCGACTACATGAACTTTGTATTCGCGCCGATTCTGCGCAACGCCGGTGCTACGATCGATATTGATGTGCTCGAGCGCGGTTACTACCCGCGGGGAAGGGGACGGGTACACGTCAGGGTGGAGCCATCGCAACTCGACCCGATCGTGATCCCGGAAGGAGAGCACGAGTGCGGGATCATCTCCTGCTCGGCGGGCCTCCCGAGACACGTCGTGGAGCGCCAGGCGAAAGCCGCCCGGGAACAGATCGAGAGCGACCTCAATCTCTCCTGTACAACGACGCTCGATCCCCGGGAGGGCAAGGGAGGAGTGGGGAGTTCGATCACGGTATGGAGCGGAGCAAAAGGCGCCGTCGCTCTCGGAAAGAGGGGGCTTCCCGCCGAGGAGGTGGGGCGGACGGCCGCGCGAAGCCTCATTCACGAGTGCCGTAGTCCTGGCGCAGTAGATATCTTCCTCGCCGACCAGCTCCTCGTCTACCTCGCCCTCTACGGAGGCGAGTGCAGCACCCATACGCTCTCGATGCACGCAAAGACCGCCTGCTGGTTGCTCTCGGAGTTTGGATACCACCTCACCTGCCGGGAGAACGATATCGTGGAGATTGCCGCATGAGACTCGTCCTCGACGCCTCGGTCTTCTTCTCTGAGATTCCGGTCGACGGCCCGGCATGGACCACGCCATCGGTCGTCGGAGAGCTTGGCGATATTCATGCAAAGTGCCGGTTCGAGGCGCTCGCGGCCACCGGGCTCTCGGTCAGGGAGCCACGCGAGGAGGACCTCTCGCGGGTTTGCGCAGCCGCCCTCGCGACCGGGGATGCCGGAGTCCTCTCTGCGACCGATCGTGACATCCTGGCGCTGGCTCTGGAGCTCTCGGCCGTCCTCGTCACCGACGACTTTGCAGTCCAGAACGTCGCTCACCACCTCGGCATCGAGACCAGGAGCATTCGACAGCGGCCCGCCCGGGCAATCCGGTGGCGTTACCGGTGCAGCGGATGCGGCCGTTACTCGCGAGAGCCGGGAGATTGTCCGGTCTGCGGTGCACCAATTAAAAGAAAACTTAAATAGATCGCTTGGAAATCTCTTCTCCATGACCGCGCTCGAAGAGTTGATCACGAAGGCAAAGGCACTCCAGGTAGAGGGGCAGACACCCGGCCAGATCTCCGACCAGCTGGGCCTCTCAATGGAGACGGTCACCTGGCTGCTCACTCAACAGAAGGGCATGGAAGCACCAAAAGACGTTCATATCGACTGGACGGCAGTGGGAAGTCATGGAGCGCTCCTCTCCGATATGGCGATGATGATGCTCAAGCGCTTCCTCTATATGTCAGAAGAGGGATGTGCTGCAAGTGAGATCGATGCAGTCGTCGGGATTGCGTCGTCGGGCGTCCCGCTCGCCACCCTCATCGCCGCAGAGGAGGGGCTGAAACTCGCGGTTTACCTCCCGGCAAAGCATAGCGGAAGCGAGACACCTACCGGTTCCCTCTCGGGCACCTTCTCCACGATCACCGGACAACGTTGCATCATCATCGACGATGTCGTCACAACCGGGACGACGCTCTCCGAGGCCATTCAGTTCATCCGGCGGCACGGGGCGACACCGGTGGCGGTCTGGTCACTCTTCGACAAGCGGGGTGTTCGGGAGGTTGACGGAGTTCCGGTCCACTCACTCTTTGTGGTATCACGGCTCGGATAAGAGCCCAATATTTTTACAATATGCTCGGAATCAGCCTCCTGAAGGGTATCGGACCGCATAATGCGGCCTTAAAGAACACCGGGCGCGTAGAGCCTACTGATGGGCGAACAAACCCTTGCGGTCGACCTGAACGCCTCGAAACACCGGCCACCATCGATTACTATATATAGAACCTCTGATCAAACCTAACGAACAAAGGAGGATTACACAATGCTTGCTGGACAGCCCATCGTTATTTTAAGGGAGAATGTTGAGCGCACGCGCGGATTTGAGGCGCAGCGCTCGAATATCATGGCTGCAAAGGCCATTGCGGCCGCCGTTCGGACCACACTTGGTCCCCGGGGAATGGACAAGATGCTGGTCAGCTCCACCGGGGATGTGGTGATCACGAACGACGGAGCAACCATCCTACATGAGATGTCCGTGCAGCACCCCGGCGGCAAACTCGTCGTCGAGGTTGCTGAGACCCAGGACGACGAGGTTGGCGACGGCACCACGACGGCGACCGTCCTCATCGGATCGCTGATGGAAGAGGCGGAGACTCTGCTCGCTCAGGAGGTTCACCCCACAATTATCGCGCACGGCTACCAGCTCGGCATGGAGAAGGCTCTCTCAATCCTCGACGAACTGGCCCTCACGATCGGGATCGACGACCGCGAGAACCTCAAAAAGATTGCCGGCACTGCCATGACAGGCAAATCCATCGAGGGTGTCAAGGACAAGATCTCCGATATTATAGTCGATGCAGTACGGCAGGTCGCGACCGAGATTGCTCCGGGCACCTACGCCGTGGACGAGGACGACATCAAGATCAAGAAGCAGGTAGGCGACTCTATGGAGGACGCCGAACTGATCCGGGGTGTCGTCATCGACAAGAAGCGTGTCTTTGAACAGATGCCGGAGAAGATCACGGGTGCAAAGGTCGCCCTGCTCTCCCAGCCGCTCGAGGTCACGAAGACCCAGGTGAAGTCGAAGATCAAGATCACCACCTCCGACCAGATGAAGGCGTTCAATGAGCAGGAGCGCGAGTCTCTCAAGAAACTCGCCGAGCAGATCGTTGCTTCCGGCGCAAACGTTGTCCTCTGCCAGAAGGGGATCGCCGACCCAGTGCAGTACTACCTCGCGAAACACGGCGTCTACGCCCTTGAAGACGTCAAAGAAGAGGACATGAAGTTCGCCGCGAAAGCGCTCTGCGGTACAATCGTCAATAAGCCCGAAGAGCTCAACGAGGTAACCCTCGGCAAAGCCGAAGCAGCCGAAGAGATCCCCGATACCGACCTGACGGTCATTTCCGGCTGTGAGAATCCAAAGGCCGTCACGATCCTCCTGCGGGGCTCCTCCCAGCTTCTGGTGGACGAACTTGAGCGGGCGGTCTACGATGCAACCCGGGTTGTCCAGGATGCCATCGAGGACGGGAAGTTCATCGTCGGTGGCGGCTCCCCGGAGATCGAGCTCCAGATACGCCTCCGCGACTACGCTACAACCGTCGGTGGGCGTGTCCAGCTCGCCATCGAGGCGTTTGCAAACGCATTCGAGGCCATCCCGAGGACGCTCGCAGAGAACTCCGGGTTCGATACGATCGACAAGGTTGTCGCTTTAAGAAAGGCCCACGCCGACGGTGCGAAGTACGCCGGGCTTGATGTCTATACCGGCGAGATCGTGGATATGCGTGAGGCCGGGGTCATCGAGCCGCAGCGCGTGAAGACTCAGGCCATCAAGAGCGCAACCGAGACGGCGATGCTCCTTATCCGTGTCGACGACATGATGATCACCCAGTCCGAAAAGAAGGGCGCAGCGGGAGCAAAGTAAGTCATCCACGCGAGGAGGTGACGAATATCTCGACTTCACCTCCTCAATCCCTTTACCTGTGGAAGGCATTGTCTGCTAGAATATCAGCGCTGTATCCGGATTAAGCCCGAAGGAGAGGAGGGCAGTCACATATGTATTGGGCAGCCCTGGTAGACCAG is a genomic window containing:
- the lonB gene encoding ATP-dependent protease LonB translates to MDSTTPEEIPKIELTNDDLAETDLFADLEVSSSSDIDVPPNLIDQVIGQEHAVEVIRKAAVQRRHVMMIGTPGTGKSMLAKAMAELLPKEELQDILVYPNPEDNNNPIIRTVPAGRGKQIVAAHKAEARKKIQMRSTLIMLLIFGIIGYAIITYQWLMGIIAAAFIFMALKYSTPREEALVPKLLISHDPNAPAPFVDATGSHAGALLGDVRHDPFQSGGLETPAHDRVEGGAIHRAHGGVLFIDEINTLTPHSQQNLLTALQEGVFPITGQSERSSGAMVRTEPVPCRFVMVAAGNLDAIQGMHPALRSRIRGYGYEIYMRETMEDTPENRKKFLRFIAQEVKKDGKIPHFDRSAMIEVLREARRRSNRKGHLTLKLRDMGGLIRVAGDLARQEGAEFTSARHVLAAKSTSRSIEDQISDEYIRRSRDYDLAVVEGTRIGRVNGLAVMGNDSGSVLPVMAEVTPSQGATGTVVATGLLKDIAKESITNVSALIKKFTGKDIRNMDIHIQFIGTYGGVEGDSASVTVATAVISAIENIPVRQDVAMTGSLSVRGDVLPIGGVTYKIEAAAKAGIKKVIIPRSNLDDVLIEDRYRSMIEIVPVDHIEEVLQNALVPENREGFISKLRKLAVNPTTGIFDSNVGRSPV
- a CDS encoding TldD/PmbA family protein translates to MIGEDLIDRILRDGEKLADEVEVFYARGQSVSADIKKGILGSAEESEAWSIAIRTIKDGRIGFSSTSDPDRWRECLQAALASGRLATPQQWGGLPKPADLVSTASSSDPNLVVSVEDAAGMVDDLLSGAAEHPVEVVGGGANLARSYLMVANTSGTLYGMDRTVAAVSLEAIREQSTGYEFDASPFRAEIDPGSVGEQAASLAARSVGGSDIKTGRYDVVLSPVAAASLIGQVLLPALSGRNVKAGRSFLADKIGEPVFDEHLSVYDDPFAPGLSSTAWDAEGTPTRRLVFVDQGVLQQFAYDLKTGYRYGEKSTGSAVRSEGDLPGIGFHNLFVDGPRTKEPGDERAVWIHDVVGAHTANPFSGDFSVEISNPFWIEGGDLVEPIRTAMFAGNVFEMLREIGGLGKDTRRVGRLTIPSIRLNNQQIIGK
- a CDS encoding pro-sigmaK processing inhibitor BofA family protein — protein: MMEEILAILLAVAIAAALYYLMKKALTLLINAIAGLITLWLLNYFNILALFGAPDIQINLVSILICALGGLPGALILVLLHLVGISI
- a CDS encoding TldD/PmbA family protein, whose translation is MVDVRYYDIRCVRGETTVIDIDNGVVESAGTSFFDKAVIRVLGPKGWGFLTRDHVEIDSKRELNALVEEAARLAAVTADEIDLADAPRGALPVPPLGEDPRDIDLEEKTRLLAGIEDAARVPGVVNTRARYTEGIDSVRFLDSSGNEYSYESVRSGFSVIAVASRNGVMQMGSERDHVITGFNLRGKQDLGRKAGEIAVSLLDAKLPKGGTHRAVLDPELAGVFTHEAVGHASEGDLIREGASVLGGRIGERIGCEGLVIVDDPTLHEFGFMPVDAEGVAVRRTEIIRDGILTSYLHNRETLAAVGNGIAGHARAEHGAPPIVRMSNTFIENGDATYDEIISECMDGILLIGSRGGQVDPGRGVFQFNAEYGYLIEGGEKTDMVRDVSLSGEILSTLHNIALIGNDRRMSPGYCGKGGQSVPVSDGAPHLLLENAVIGGRGE
- the rtcA gene encoding RNA 3'-terminal phosphate cyclase; translated protein: MLTIDGSHLEGGGQILRLAVALSAISETPVTITRIRQNRKNPGLAPQHIAAVRAVAGMCDAECRGLTPGNSEITFIPAKIRRADLVIDLATAGSIPLILQAWLPAALHSGGSITVLGGTEVPWSPTIDYMNFVFAPILRNAGATIDIDVLERGYYPRGRGRVHVRVEPSQLDPIVIPEGEHECGIISCSAGLPRHVVERQAKAAREQIESDLNLSCTTTLDPREGKGGVGSSITVWSGAKGAVALGKRGLPAEEVGRTAARSLIHECRSPGAVDIFLADQLLVYLALYGGECSTHTLSMHAKTACWLLSEFGYHLTCRENDIVEIAA
- the thsA gene encoding thermosome subunit alpha — encoded protein: MLAGQPIVILRENVERTRGFEAQRSNIMAAKAIAAAVRTTLGPRGMDKMLVSSTGDVVITNDGATILHEMSVQHPGGKLVVEVAETQDDEVGDGTTTATVLIGSLMEEAETLLAQEVHPTIIAHGYQLGMEKALSILDELALTIGIDDRENLKKIAGTAMTGKSIEGVKDKISDIIVDAVRQVATEIAPGTYAVDEDDIKIKKQVGDSMEDAELIRGVVIDKKRVFEQMPEKITGAKVALLSQPLEVTKTQVKSKIKITTSDQMKAFNEQERESLKKLAEQIVASGANVVLCQKGIADPVQYYLAKHGVYALEDVKEEDMKFAAKALCGTIVNKPEELNEVTLGKAEAAEEIPDTDLTVISGCENPKAVTILLRGSSQLLVDELERAVYDATRVVQDAIEDGKFIVGGGSPEIELQIRLRDYATTVGGRVQLAIEAFANAFEAIPRTLAENSGFDTIDKVVALRKAHADGAKYAGLDVYTGEIVDMREAGVIEPQRVKTQAIKSATETAMLLIRVDDMMITQSEKKGAAGAK
- a CDS encoding orotate phosphoribosyltransferase-like protein translates to MTALEELITKAKALQVEGQTPGQISDQLGLSMETVTWLLTQQKGMEAPKDVHIDWTAVGSHGALLSDMAMMMLKRFLYMSEEGCAASEIDAVVGIASSGVPLATLIAAEEGLKLAVYLPAKHSGSETPTGSLSGTFSTITGQRCIIIDDVVTTGTTLSEAIQFIRRHGATPVAVWSLFDKRGVREVDGVPVHSLFVVSRLG
- a CDS encoding NOB1 family endonuclease encodes the protein MRLVLDASVFFSEIPVDGPAWTTPSVVGELGDIHAKCRFEALAATGLSVREPREEDLSRVCAAALATGDAGVLSATDRDILALALELSAVLVTDDFAVQNVAHHLGIETRSIRQRPARAIRWRYRCSGCGRYSREPGDCPVCGAPIKRKLK
- a CDS encoding ribose-phosphate diphosphokinase, producing the protein MRIISTERSQVLAARISEKMGVPLVETKFSRFPDGEMYLRCGELDNETLIVSSIVDNDMLVQTLLAIDAADQSRNTLVIPYLGYSRQDKRFFPGEPISARAVARALSTGIERVFVVNVHDPGVLNHFKVPAKNVTIAPAIGGYVGDLNLKNPLILAPDDGAIAFATDVAAVGGWDCDHLEKTRLSGEEVRIAPKSIDADGRDVVIVDDIISTGGTLATAACMLREQGATSIHAACVHGVLTSGAYMRLRSAGIASVVSSDTYESASSFISAANAIATAIREDAHY